The proteins below are encoded in one region of Pacificitalea manganoxidans:
- a CDS encoding class I adenylate-forming enzyme family protein, giving the protein MMTVADIFLAHASQLGDTSALVADGRSLTFRDIGDQAAQTARVLLDLGVRAHDRVGITTRRGADCVVESVALWMIGATVVPLDFRMPAVEMATLVAEFDLTTVLTDRGMGLSGVTECVRDEAWRAKIAAASNLPPEAPADPGLAIISLTSGTTGRPIGIALSHVQFVLRTNQYGRVTAGTGQTFACAGLMSFSAVRNHAFGHLLAGNTVRLYPPLMDASEFIERLQADRVTNTFSVPTMVRNMLAVAAGARAPVLPNLRCLYAGGADMSTEDKLAARRLLTPTFLLCFSSSITGTCSILQGDDLLARPDTDGRILRGIRVEVVDDQDNTVPEGEIGLLRVRSPAMASALIGGKGRAQGDKLKGGWAYTGDLAAVSDNFLSIRGRSGDFIIRGGANVYPSEIEHAIMTLDGVRECAAIGFASAREGQEIAAFVAGDGLTEDRLVRHCRATLSPDKRPRRFLFVDALPRNANGKVLRKELVVQ; this is encoded by the coding sequence ATGATGACCGTCGCCGATATTTTTCTCGCACACGCGTCCCAGCTTGGCGACACATCTGCGCTGGTGGCCGACGGTCGCAGTCTTACCTTCCGCGATATTGGCGATCAGGCGGCGCAAACGGCGCGGGTGCTGCTGGATCTCGGCGTGCGGGCGCATGATCGCGTGGGCATAACCACGCGGCGCGGCGCGGATTGCGTGGTCGAGAGTGTCGCGCTCTGGATGATCGGGGCCACGGTGGTGCCGCTGGATTTCCGGATGCCTGCTGTCGAAATGGCGACGCTTGTGGCGGAGTTCGATCTGACGACCGTGTTGACGGACCGTGGCATGGGGTTGTCGGGGGTGACGGAATGTGTGCGTGATGAGGCATGGCGGGCGAAGATCGCCGCCGCGTCAAACCTGCCGCCCGAGGCACCCGCTGATCCGGGGCTGGCGATCATATCGCTCACCTCGGGTACCACGGGGCGTCCCATTGGGATTGCGCTCAGCCATGTCCAATTCGTCCTGCGCACCAACCAGTATGGCAGGGTGACGGCCGGCACCGGGCAGACCTTTGCCTGTGCCGGGCTCATGTCCTTCTCGGCGGTGCGCAATCATGCCTTTGGTCACCTGCTCGCCGGGAATACGGTGCGGCTGTATCCGCCGCTCATGGACGCCTCTGAATTCATCGAGCGGCTACAGGCGGACCGGGTCACGAATACCTTCTCGGTGCCGACAATGGTGCGCAATATGCTTGCGGTCGCAGCGGGGGCGCGCGCGCCCGTTCTGCCGAACCTGCGCTGCCTTTACGCCGGTGGCGCGGATATGAGCACCGAGGATAAACTTGCCGCGCGTAGGCTACTGACGCCCACCTTTCTGCTTTGTTTCTCAAGCTCGATCACGGGCACATGTTCAATCCTGCAAGGCGATGACCTTCTTGCCCGTCCCGACACGGATGGCCGGATCCTGCGCGGCATCCGGGTCGAGGTGGTGGACGATCAGGACAATACGGTCCCTGAGGGTGAGATCGGCTTGCTGCGGGTGCGTTCGCCCGCGATGGCAAGCGCGCTCATCGGCGGCAAAGGGCGCGCGCAGGGTGACAAGCTTAAGGGCGGATGGGCCTATACCGGCGATCTGGCGGCGGTGTCCGATAACTTCCTGTCGATCCGAGGCCGCTCCGGCGACTTCATCATTCGCGGCGGCGCGAATGTTTATCCAAGCGAGATCGAGCATGCGATCATGACGCTCGACGGGGTGCGGGAATGTGCGGCCATCGGGTTTGCATCCGCACGCGAAGGGCAGGAGATCGCGGCATTCGTGGCGGGGGACGGCCTGACCGAAGACAGGCTCGTGCGGCATTGCCGGGCCACTCTTTCGCCGGATAAGCGGCCTCGGCGCTTTTTGTTCGTGGATGCCTTGCCCCGCAACGCCAATGGCAAAGTCCTGCGCAAGGAGCTTGTCGTGCAATGA
- a CDS encoding TRAP transporter large permease, with protein sequence MAIALIGFAVLLGLCFLGFRVGFATLIVGFVGFAMLRGWEASFAMVGQQVFHDSMNYNLSVIPLFILMGVFIVHAQISKDLYDAAYAALGRFRGGLALATVLAAGGFSAVCGSTLATAATMSKVAMPPMRNYKYSDRLAAGTIAAGGTLGIMIPPSVPLVIYGLIAEQDIGLLFIAGILPGLLLITLFMICVGIVVRRDPLAAPDAPPLEPARKKEAIRGTLPVLILFIVVLGGIYSGAFTATEASGIGAFGAAVIAVMRGNLRSIGEWRTCLADATVTTATIFIVLLGAIVFSQFINLSGMPYDLLDFVDHHELTPFQLVIFVCVIAILMGMVFEAIGILVLLVPVFLPALQLSGIDMIWFGILVVLVSEIGLITPPIGMNVFVVKSVLPDVKLGAIFRGVTPYIIALVTGLILVLLVPQIATFLPGLMR encoded by the coding sequence ATGGCTATAGCCCTAATCGGGTTCGCCGTTCTGCTTGGCCTGTGTTTCCTTGGGTTTCGGGTGGGCTTTGCCACCCTGATCGTGGGGTTCGTCGGCTTTGCCATGCTGCGGGGCTGGGAAGCCTCCTTTGCGATGGTGGGCCAGCAGGTTTTCCACGACAGCATGAATTACAACCTGTCGGTCATTCCGCTGTTCATCCTGATGGGGGTGTTCATCGTGCATGCCCAGATCAGCAAGGATCTGTATGATGCGGCCTATGCGGCGCTTGGCCGGTTCCGCGGCGGGCTCGCGCTGGCGACCGTGCTGGCAGCGGGCGGGTTTTCCGCCGTCTGCGGCTCGACGCTGGCCACCGCGGCCACGATGTCCAAGGTGGCGATGCCGCCGATGCGGAACTACAAATATTCAGACCGGCTGGCGGCGGGGACCATCGCTGCGGGCGGCACGCTGGGGATCATGATCCCGCCGTCCGTGCCACTGGTCATCTACGGCCTGATCGCCGAGCAGGATATCGGCCTGCTGTTCATCGCGGGGATCCTGCCGGGGCTGCTGCTGATTACGCTGTTCATGATCTGCGTGGGCATCGTGGTGCGGCGCGATCCGCTGGCCGCGCCGGATGCCCCGCCGCTGGAACCCGCCCGCAAGAAAGAAGCCATCCGCGGCACATTGCCCGTGCTGATCCTGTTTATCGTCGTGCTGGGCGGTATCTATTCGGGCGCGTTCACCGCCACCGAGGCCTCTGGCATCGGGGCGTTCGGCGCGGCGGTGATCGCGGTCATGCGCGGCAATCTGCGCAGCATCGGCGAATGGCGCACCTGTCTGGCGGACGCCACGGTGACCACCGCGACGATCTTTATCGTGCTGCTGGGGGCGATCGTATTCTCGCAGTTCATCAACCTGTCGGGCATGCCCTATGATCTGCTCGACTTCGTCGACCACCATGAATTGACACCCTTCCAGTTGGTGATCTTCGTCTGCGTGATCGCCATTCTGATGGGCATGGTGTTCGAGGCCATCGGTATCCTTGTCCTGCTCGTTCCGGTTTTCCTGCCGGCGCTGCAACTGAGCGGAATCGACATGATCTGGTTTGGCATCCTTGTCGTGCTGGTGTCCGAGATCGGGCTGATTACGCCGCCCATCGGAATGAACGTGTTTGTGGTCAAATCGGTGCTGCCCGATGTGAAGCTGGGCGCGATCTTCCGAGGGGTGACCCCCTATATCATCGCGTTGGTCACCGGCCTCATTCTGGTGCTGCTGGTGCCACAGATCGCTACTTTCCTACCCGGCCTGATGAGGTAA
- a CDS encoding thioesterase domain-containing protein: protein MSVRDQMPPATASSEDAVRAAFADVFNEAEVGLEEDFFDLGGDSLLAEELATRLSTIAGREIRISSIFDYPTPAAMAGFMGAGVTPVQVAPDARPPIFMVHGSSGYTMPRPPFFQGLAPDQKIELFQLPGFNGDRPIPDNVPDIAASYIAQINRDWPAGRVHLGAFCNGAVIAVEMARQMAKQGRPVDHMVLLDPGMPRLIKRFFKGKSPRLRSRIHYWFPTGRFTGGRSLEDLRDPRLRRYRSRLVDLEYGLRKFAAHWFNHRPDEFRPGRNPRAKARLNIAWGHFWPERLEGEVDVICSEERKPIHENESSFWRKILPGMRIWTVVENHSDVTGAESPITAIRMQELFDRSEGRAPSATSAEPAPRAIA, encoded by the coding sequence ATGAGCGTTCGCGATCAGATGCCCCCCGCCACCGCATCGTCAGAAGACGCCGTCCGCGCCGCATTTGCTGACGTGTTCAACGAAGCCGAGGTGGGCTTGGAGGAGGATTTTTTCGATCTGGGCGGGGACTCGCTACTGGCCGAAGAACTCGCCACGCGCCTGTCCACCATCGCCGGTCGGGAAATCAGGATTTCGTCGATTTTTGACTACCCGACCCCCGCCGCGATGGCCGGGTTTATGGGTGCGGGGGTAACGCCGGTGCAGGTCGCGCCCGATGCACGTCCGCCGATTTTCATGGTGCATGGGTCGTCAGGCTACACCATGCCCCGCCCGCCGTTTTTTCAGGGGCTCGCGCCTGACCAGAAGATAGAGCTGTTCCAGCTTCCGGGCTTTAACGGCGACCGGCCCATCCCCGACAATGTTCCCGATATCGCCGCGTCCTATATCGCACAGATCAACCGCGACTGGCCCGCGGGGCGTGTCCATCTGGGCGCGTTTTGCAACGGCGCGGTGATCGCGGTGGAGATGGCGCGGCAAATGGCCAAACAGGGCCGACCCGTCGATCATATGGTCCTGCTCGATCCGGGCATGCCCCGTCTCATCAAGCGGTTCTTCAAGGGGAAGTCTCCGCGCCTGCGGTCCCGCATTCATTACTGGTTCCCGACGGGGCGGTTCACCGGCGGGCGGAGCCTTGAGGATCTGCGCGATCCGAGGTTGCGCCGGTATCGATCCCGTTTGGTGGATCTGGAATATGGGCTACGCAAATTTGCCGCACACTGGTTCAATCACCGCCCCGATGAGTTTCGCCCCGGTCGCAATCCGCGTGCTAAGGCGCGTCTCAACATCGCATGGGGGCATTTCTGGCCCGAACGACTGGAGGGGGAGGTGGATGTGATCTGCTCGGAAGAGCGCAAGCCGATCCACGAAAATGAAAGCAGCTTCTGGCGCAAGATATTGCCGGGCATGCGGATCTGGACGGTTGTCGAGAACCACTCCGATGTGACCGGAGCGGAAAGCCCGATCACGGCGATCCGCATGCAGGAGCTTTTTGATCGCAGCGAAGGGCGCGCGCCGTCTGCCACATCGGCAGAGCCAGCCCCCCGCGCCATCGCCTAG
- a CDS encoding TRAP transporter permease, protein MTRLSEAGRVLAGATGVLLLLVPVLWHLDPWRMLSSSANMEQFATTELTLALVYVFLSRLRPEGGTVWTVTLVLAAAVTAFVGVMMVRHYGSATAHFILPTPRNIALALALAGLTLTACWAASGAHFGILVGGFLVLGYAMQFAGGSLASPPISLERYALYLTFGGEGFLGNALRVISDVVVVYIGFGVVVNLIGATRVIETIAILATRRSRGAAIKVAVLSSALFGTISGSATSNVMTSGTFSIASMRKLGLSGAQAGGVEAVASTLGQVIPPIMGAAAFLMADFTGLPYLTIAGAALLPALLSVMVLFLCADRMAAGVAATPGGAIETPPKLVRRDLFYLLPIIGVFVTLLLRSDNVALAGVSGMGLGIVAGVLRNGVAQTLQQFRALPARAGRAIGNLVVTASALGCIMAVLSITGVDVLLSMKIGQLGETSLFLSLLLSGLAAIILGTGMATSGVYIVVAIMLAPGLVKLGIPVLSAHMFVFYFSVISMITPPVAFAVLAASGLTGAGFYRTAFAALRFGWILFLIPFLIVYFPGLLLIGTAQAIISDIATVLASGAALWLAARAASAAVRAARRHALSKP, encoded by the coding sequence GTGACACGCCTAAGCGAGGCCGGTCGCGTCCTAGCGGGGGCGACCGGCGTTCTTTTGCTGCTCGTGCCGGTTCTGTGGCATCTCGATCCGTGGCGCATGCTGTCCTCTTCGGCGAATATGGAGCAATTCGCCACGACAGAACTCACGCTGGCCTTGGTCTATGTGTTTTTGTCCCGGCTGCGCCCCGAAGGCGGCACCGTCTGGACCGTCACGCTGGTGCTTGCGGCGGCTGTAACCGCCTTCGTCGGGGTCATGATGGTGCGCCATTACGGAAGCGCCACGGCACATTTCATCCTCCCCACCCCGCGCAATATAGCTTTGGCACTGGCGCTTGCCGGGCTGACCCTGACCGCTTGCTGGGCGGCGAGCGGCGCGCATTTCGGCATCCTTGTCGGTGGGTTTCTGGTGCTTGGCTATGCCATGCAATTTGCAGGCGGATCGCTGGCCTCGCCGCCGATCTCGCTTGAACGCTACGCGCTTTACCTCACCTTTGGCGGCGAAGGGTTTCTGGGCAACGCCCTGCGGGTCATTTCGGACGTTGTCGTTGTCTATATTGGCTTTGGCGTCGTCGTGAACCTGATCGGCGCCACCCGCGTCATCGAAACCATCGCCATACTCGCCACCCGCCGCAGCCGTGGCGCCGCGATCAAGGTCGCGGTGCTCTCCTCGGCCTTGTTCGGCACGATAAGCGGCAGCGCCACCTCCAATGTGATGACATCGGGCACGTTCTCCATCGCGAGCATGCGCAAGCTGGGGCTGAGCGGCGCCCAAGCCGGCGGGGTCGAGGCCGTCGCCTCGACGCTTGGGCAGGTCATCCCCCCGATCATGGGCGCGGCGGCCTTTCTCATGGCGGACTTTACCGGCCTGCCCTATCTAACCATCGCGGGCGCGGCGCTGCTTCCCGCTCTTCTCAGCGTCATGGTGCTGTTTCTCTGCGCGGACCGGATGGCTGCGGGCGTTGCCGCGACCCCCGGCGGGGCCATCGAAACGCCGCCGAAACTAGTCCGCAGGGATCTGTTCTATCTGCTGCCCATCATCGGGGTCTTCGTGACCCTTCTCCTCCGCTCCGACAACGTGGCACTGGCGGGGGTGTCGGGCATGGGATTGGGGATCGTCGCGGGCGTGCTGCGCAATGGCGTGGCCCAGACGCTGCAGCAGTTCCGCGCCCTGCCCGCCCGCGCCGGACGCGCGATCGGCAACCTTGTCGTCACCGCATCCGCGCTCGGCTGCATCATGGCGGTGCTGTCGATCACCGGGGTCGATGTGCTGCTATCGATGAAGATCGGCCAGCTGGGCGAGACGAGCCTGTTTCTGTCGCTGCTTCTGTCGGGTCTTGCGGCGATCATCCTCGGCACTGGGATGGCCACCAGCGGCGTCTATATCGTCGTGGCGATTATGCTGGCACCGGGGCTTGTCAAACTTGGCATTCCGGTTCTTTCCGCGCATATGTTCGTCTTTTATTTCAGCGTGATATCCATGATAACGCCGCCCGTCGCATTCGCCGTTCTCGCGGCCAGCGGGTTGACTGGCGCGGGCTTTTACCGCACCGCATTCGCCGCGCTGCGCTTTGGCTGGATCCTTTTCCTGATCCCGTTTCTGATCGTGTATTTCCCCGGTCTGCTGCTGATCGGGACGGCCCAAGCAATCATCAGCGATATCGCCACGGTCTTGGCCAGCGGCGCGGCGCTTTGGCTCGCCGCCAGAGCCGCGTCCGCAGCGGTCCGCGCAGCCCGTCGACATGCCCTGTCAAAGCCCTGA
- a CDS encoding TAXI family TRAP transporter solute-binding subunit — MSLTKILAAVVVFTSSTAAVAEPISIATARQGSSTHNLGLAVSTVAAEISDLDIRPLPFQSTSQALPMVDSNEIGLGLENAYALLEASSGAGTFENFQQKNLRLVARLLPLRMTVGVRADSDIQSVADLKGMRLPAGFGTTVTGELLISTLLATGGLDYDDVEQVPVANFSAMADAFIAGDIDAYIFVVGSPRDANVSVQVGGLRAIDLNDSPETLANVKEILPVASLYELEPAENLMDIDDVTTILQYDYFVYTNDARPDADVTALLTALQGGKAQMEEMVASLSWFLPENMYADVPMPYHPAAIAFFEAQGIEQR, encoded by the coding sequence ATGTCCCTCACAAAAATACTGGCGGCTGTGGTCGTTTTCACCTCATCCACCGCTGCGGTTGCCGAGCCAATCAGCATTGCAACTGCAAGGCAGGGCTCCTCCACCCATAATTTGGGATTGGCCGTCAGCACGGTTGCGGCAGAGATCTCTGATCTCGATATCCGTCCGTTGCCCTTCCAATCGACGTCGCAAGCTTTGCCGATGGTCGACAGCAACGAAATCGGCCTCGGGCTTGAAAATGCCTATGCACTTCTGGAGGCCTCGTCGGGCGCTGGCACCTTTGAGAACTTTCAGCAGAAAAACCTGCGGCTTGTCGCGCGGCTCTTGCCGTTGCGGATGACCGTGGGCGTGCGCGCCGACTCTGACATTCAGTCCGTCGCTGACCTGAAAGGCATGCGCCTTCCCGCTGGGTTCGGCACGACTGTTACTGGGGAATTGCTGATCTCCACCCTATTGGCAACGGGCGGGTTGGATTACGACGATGTGGAGCAGGTTCCGGTCGCGAACTTCAGCGCGATGGCAGATGCCTTCATCGCCGGGGACATTGACGCATATATCTTCGTCGTGGGTTCGCCGCGCGATGCCAACGTGTCGGTTCAGGTCGGTGGACTCCGCGCAATCGACCTTAACGACAGCCCAGAAACCCTTGCGAACGTGAAAGAAATTCTGCCCGTGGCGAGCCTCTATGAACTGGAGCCCGCCGAGAACCTGATGGATATCGACGATGTCACCACCATCCTGCAATATGATTACTTCGTCTACACCAACGACGCCCGCCCGGACGCCGATGTGACCGCACTTCTAACGGCGTTGCAGGGCGGCAAGGCCCAGATGGAAGAGATGGTGGCAAGCCTGAGCTGGTTCTTGCCGGAAAACATGTATGCCGACGTGCCGATGCCCTACCACCCTGCCGCAATCGCCTTTTTCGAGGCTCAGGGAATTGAGCAACGGTGA
- a CDS encoding alkaline phosphatase family protein, with protein sequence MTAIKNILFIMADQLRWDYLSCYGHPHLHTPHIDRLAARGVRFDRAYVQSPVCGPSRASCYTGRTVFSHGATWNRVPLPVGELTLGDYLRPLGVRTAVVGKTHMVPDREGMTRLGLDSTSELGLRIGQPGFDPYERDDGLHPNPLLRRKGGSLAYNDWLRAQGYDGENPWNDYANAAEGPDGEILSGWLLKHSNLMARVKEEHSETAYMTMRAREFIEESGDTPWLCHLSYIKPHWPYIAPAPYHDMYGPESFLPVKRSEEERQDTHPVQAAFMNMEVGRVFSADGTRETVLPAYMGLIKQIDDHLGRLFAWLEETGRDRETMIVLTSDHGDYMGDHWMGEKELFHEQSVRVPLIVFDPRPEADATRGTACDALVEAIDLVPTFLEATGAPPVDHRLEGRSLMPLLRGEAPQDWRDAVFSEIDYAFYAARETLGIDVKDARGYMIRTDRWKYVYFRKFPPQLFDLLNDPDEFTDLGRHPDYEAVRRDMSDRLMDRLTGRRNRVTMTDEEVIALRRDESDSGIMIGKWG encoded by the coding sequence GTGACTGCAATCAAGAACATCCTCTTCATCATGGCCGATCAGCTGCGCTGGGATTACCTGAGCTGCTACGGTCACCCGCATCTGCACACGCCGCATATCGACCGGCTGGCGGCGCGGGGGGTGCGGTTCGACCGGGCCTATGTGCAATCGCCGGTCTGTGGGCCGTCGCGGGCATCGTGCTACACCGGACGCACGGTGTTCAGCCACGGCGCCACATGGAACCGGGTGCCGCTGCCCGTGGGGGAACTGACGCTGGGCGATTACCTGCGGCCCCTTGGCGTGCGCACGGCGGTGGTGGGCAAGACCCACATGGTGCCCGACCGCGAAGGCATGACCCGTCTGGGGCTCGACAGCACCTCCGAATTGGGGTTGCGGATCGGGCAGCCGGGGTTTGACCCCTATGAGCGCGACGACGGTCTGCACCCGAACCCGCTGCTGCGCAGAAAGGGGGGGAGCCTCGCCTATAACGATTGGTTGCGCGCGCAGGGCTATGATGGGGAAAACCCGTGGAATGACTATGCCAACGCCGCCGAAGGGCCGGATGGCGAAATTCTGTCAGGCTGGCTGCTGAAGCATTCCAACCTGATGGCGCGGGTCAAGGAGGAGCATTCCGAAACCGCCTATATGACCATGCGGGCGCGGGAGTTCATCGAAGAGAGCGGCGACACGCCGTGGCTCTGCCATCTGAGCTATATCAAGCCGCACTGGCCCTATATCGCGCCCGCCCCCTATCATGACATGTATGGGCCCGAGAGCTTCCTCCCCGTCAAACGCAGCGAGGAGGAGCGGCAGGATACGCACCCGGTGCAGGCGGCGTTCATGAATATGGAAGTGGGTCGCGTTTTCTCTGCGGACGGCACGCGGGAGACGGTTCTGCCAGCCTATATGGGCCTCATCAAGCAGATCGACGACCATCTGGGGCGGCTTTTCGCGTGGCTGGAAGAAACCGGCCGCGACCGCGAGACCATGATCGTGCTGACCTCCGATCACGGCGATTACATGGGCGATCACTGGATGGGCGAAAAGGAACTGTTCCACGAGCAGTCCGTGCGCGTGCCGCTGATCGTGTTCGACCCCCGCCCGGAGGCCGACGCGACCCGGGGCACAGCCTGCGACGCGCTGGTCGAGGCCATCGATCTGGTACCGACGTTTCTGGAAGCGACCGGCGCGCCGCCGGTCGATCATCGGCTCGAAGGTCGCTCGCTCATGCCGCTGCTGCGCGGGGAAGCGCCGCAGGATTGGCGCGACGCGGTGTTCTCCGAGATCGACTATGCCTTCTACGCGGCGCGCGAAACGCTGGGCATCGATGTGAAGGATGCGCGCGGCTACATGATCCGCACCGATCGATGGAAATACGTCTATTTCCGTAAATTCCCGCCGCAGCTTTTCGATCTGCTGAACGATCCCGACGAGTTCACCGATCTGGGCCGTCATCCGGATTACGAGGCGGTGCGCCGAGATATGAGCGACCGGTTGATGGATCGGCTGACGGGCCGCCGCAATCGCGTGACGATGACGGATGAGGAGGTCATCGCCCTGCGCCGGGATGAATCCGATTCAGGCATCATGATCGGCAAATGGGGCTGA
- a CDS encoding SulP family inorganic anion transporter — protein sequence MGLRPRHPAGGSRKLRLPQVVNFDWLHQMTGARLRADILAGLTGAAIVLPQAVAFAAIAGLPPEYGLFTAMVPPVIAALFGSSLVMVSGPTTAISAVVFSALVGEMEPGSPEFVSGAILLALMAGVIQLCLALARAGRLAGFVSHSVMIGFTGAAAILIAVSQLGPALGLASTSAYGIIDRLMAVGANLSTTNPIAVLSAAVTLVTVVLFRRYLPRWPGFLIAIVAGTLVVMPFGEAAEGMAFVGALPSAYPVFAWPSLGIGSWTEMLESAFAIALIGLLEAIAIGRSMAHKTRTDFDANREVLGQGLSNVTGSLFQCYPASGSFTRSGVNLESGATSPMAAISAALFLVVMVALFRSYVGLVPIAAIAGLILYVAYKLIDLAEIRHLARTSRTETAIAALTFAVGLAANLELAIYVGVLASLAVFLNRSANPVLAVGAPDASGDHRTIRNAELFDLPECPATLILRLDGPLFFGSVDTINARLRSLARQRPEQINLILILHGVGEVDLAGVELLEIEAGRRRAAGGDLFVVCHYPPLAERLRRLGLAVILGEDRLFRNKGAAISATVDNIAPDTCAYCDARVFAECAARPDRRIGGTV from the coding sequence ATGGGGCTGAGGCCGCGCCACCCGGCAGGAGGCAGCCGCAAGCTGCGCCTGCCGCAAGTGGTGAATTTCGACTGGCTGCACCAGATGACAGGCGCACGTTTGCGCGCCGATATCCTCGCCGGGTTGACCGGCGCGGCGATTGTTCTGCCGCAGGCCGTGGCCTTTGCCGCTATAGCCGGGCTGCCCCCGGAATATGGCTTGTTCACCGCGATGGTGCCGCCGGTGATCGCCGCGCTCTTTGGCTCGTCCCTTGTCATGGTGTCAGGGCCGACGACCGCGATTTCGGCGGTCGTGTTCAGCGCGCTGGTGGGGGAGATGGAGCCCGGCTCGCCCGAATTCGTTTCGGGGGCGATCCTGCTGGCGCTGATGGCCGGGGTGATTCAGCTGTGTCTCGCGCTGGCGCGCGCCGGGCGTCTGGCCGGGTTCGTGTCCCATTCGGTGATGATCGGTTTTACCGGGGCGGCGGCGATCCTGATCGCGGTCAGCCAGCTTGGCCCGGCGTTGGGGCTGGCGAGCACATCGGCCTATGGCATCATTGACCGGCTGATGGCGGTGGGGGCGAACCTTTCCACCACCAACCCGATTGCTGTGCTTTCCGCGGCTGTGACATTGGTGACGGTGGTTCTGTTTCGCCGTTATCTGCCACGCTGGCCCGGCTTTCTGATCGCTATCGTTGCCGGAACGCTGGTGGTGATGCCTTTTGGCGAGGCGGCCGAGGGGATGGCGTTCGTCGGGGCGCTGCCCTCCGCCTATCCCGTGTTCGCGTGGCCTTCCTTGGGGATTGGCAGCTGGACCGAGATGCTGGAAAGCGCCTTTGCCATCGCGCTGATCGGCCTGCTCGAAGCCATCGCGATCGGGCGCAGCATGGCGCATAAGACCCGCACGGACTTCGACGCCAACCGCGAAGTGCTGGGGCAGGGATTGTCGAATGTCACCGGCTCGCTGTTTCAGTGCTACCCCGCGTCGGGCTCTTTCACCCGCTCCGGGGTCAATCTGGAATCGGGTGCCACATCGCCGATGGCGGCGATTTCTGCGGCGCTGTTTCTTGTCGTGATGGTCGCGCTGTTTCGGTCCTATGTCGGGCTCGTCCCGATTGCCGCCATCGCCGGGCTGATCCTTTACGTCGCCTATAAGCTGATCGATCTGGCCGAAATCCGGCATCTGGCCCGGACCAGCCGCACCGAAACCGCCATCGCCGCGCTGACCTTTGCCGTGGGTCTGGCTGCGAACCTTGAATTGGCGATCTATGTCGGTGTGCTGGCGTCGCTCGCCGTGTTTCTCAACCGCAGCGCCAATCCGGTGCTGGCCGTCGGTGCGCCGGATGCGTCGGGCGATCACCGCACCATCCGCAACGCCGAGCTTTTCGATCTGCCGGAATGCCCCGCGACGCTGATCCTGCGCCTTGATGGGCCGCTTTTCTTTGGGTCGGTCGATACGATCAACGCGCGGCTGCGCAGTCTGGCCCGGCAGCGTCCCGAGCAGATCAACCTGATCCTGATCCTGCATGGGGTCGGGGAGGTGGATCTGGCCGGGGTCGAGCTTCTGGAAATCGAGGCGGGACGCCGACGCGCGGCAGGGGGCGATCTGTTCGTCGTCTGCCATTATCCGCCACTGGCCGAACGGCTGCGTCGGCTGGGGCTTGCCGTGATCCTCGGCGAGGATCGGTTATTCCGTAACAAGGGCGCCGCGATTTCAGCCACGGTCGACAACATCGCCCCCGACACCTGCGCCTATTGTGACGCCCGCGTTTTCGCCGAATGCGCCGCCCGGCCCGACCGGCGGATAGGTGGCACAGTCTGA